The following proteins come from a genomic window of Streptomyces sp. NBC_00539:
- a CDS encoding DNA-binding protein NsdB, with amino-acid sequence MSKGPNTRLNDLFGLAGWSKGELARMVNRQAAAMGHHQLATDTSRVRRWIDMGETPREPVPTVLAALFTERLGRVVTIEDLGFVRQRRTAKRQPEGAQENPDGVPWAPERTAAVLTEFTGMDLMLNRRGLMGAGAALTAGSALSNAMYDWLHTDPATAKEADRFGGGAHQADPAGYDRYEAAPIGSQEIDALERSVEVFRAWDASRGGGLQRKAVVGQLNEVGGMLAYHHPDHLQRRLWGVAANLAVLAGWMSHDVGLEPTAQKYFVIAAHAAREGGDRPRAGEALSRAARQMVHLGKPNEALDLMKLAKSGSGEETLPRTRAMLQTIEAWAQAAMGKGQAMRRTLGEAEDLFVSDKGDVPPPSWMQHFDEADLHGMQALAFRTLADHDPTAAPIAQRHAKEALRLRAQGHQRSQIFDYISMASACFIADDPEQADRYARLALVSMNETSSHRTWDRLREMYRLTGQYSGYARIEDLREEIKLALPDTPKAASHV; translated from the coding sequence GTGAGCAAAGGTCCAAACACCCGTCTGAACGACCTGTTCGGCCTGGCCGGCTGGTCCAAGGGCGAACTGGCGAGGATGGTCAACCGGCAGGCGGCCGCCATGGGCCACCACCAGCTGGCCACCGACACCTCGCGGGTGCGGCGCTGGATCGACATGGGGGAGACCCCGCGCGAACCGGTGCCCACGGTACTGGCAGCACTGTTCACCGAGCGGCTCGGTCGTGTCGTGACCATCGAGGACCTCGGGTTCGTACGGCAGCGGCGCACCGCGAAGCGGCAGCCGGAGGGGGCGCAGGAGAACCCCGACGGAGTGCCATGGGCGCCCGAACGCACAGCCGCGGTCCTCACCGAATTCACGGGAATGGACCTCATGCTCAACCGTCGCGGTCTGATGGGCGCGGGAGCCGCGCTCACCGCCGGCTCAGCCCTCAGCAACGCCATGTACGACTGGCTGCACACCGACCCCGCCACCGCCAAGGAGGCCGACCGCTTCGGCGGGGGCGCCCACCAGGCCGACCCGGCCGGCTACGACCGCTACGAGGCGGCCCCGATCGGCTCCCAGGAGATCGATGCCCTGGAGCGCTCCGTCGAGGTCTTCCGCGCCTGGGACGCTTCCAGGGGCGGCGGACTCCAGCGCAAGGCCGTCGTGGGCCAGCTCAACGAGGTGGGTGGAATGCTCGCCTACCACCACCCCGACCACCTCCAGCGCCGGCTGTGGGGAGTGGCCGCGAACCTGGCGGTGCTCGCCGGCTGGATGTCCCACGACGTCGGCCTCGAACCCACCGCACAGAAGTACTTCGTCATCGCCGCGCACGCCGCACGCGAGGGCGGCGACCGCCCGAGGGCCGGCGAGGCGCTGTCGCGGGCGGCCCGCCAGATGGTGCACCTGGGCAAGCCCAACGAGGCCCTGGACCTGATGAAGCTGGCGAAGTCCGGCTCCGGCGAGGAGACCCTGCCGCGCACCCGCGCCATGCTCCAGACCATCGAGGCCTGGGCACAGGCCGCCATGGGCAAGGGCCAGGCGATGCGCCGCACGCTGGGCGAGGCCGAGGACCTGTTCGTCTCGGACAAGGGCGATGTCCCGCCGCCCTCGTGGATGCAGCACTTCGACGAGGCCGACCTGCACGGGATGCAGGCGCTGGCCTTCCGGACGCTGGCCGACCACGACCCCACGGCAGCGCCGATCGCCCAGCGCCACGCCAAGGAGGCGCTGCGGCTGCGCGCCCAGGGGCACCAGCGCTCGCAGATCTTCGACTACATCTCCATGGCCTCGGCCTGCTTCATCGCCGACGACCCGGAACAGGCGGACCGGTACGCCCGTCTCGCGCTGGTGTCGATGAACGAGACCTCCTCGCACCGGACGTGGGACCGGCTGCGCGAGATGTACCGGCTCACCGGCCAGTACTCCGGCTACGCGCGCATCGAGGACCTGCGCGAGGAGATCAAGCTGGCCCTACCGGACACCCCGAAGGCGGCGAGCCACGTGTGA